The following nucleotide sequence is from Candidatus Delongbacteria bacterium.
CTACGCAAGGATAAGCCTACGCCGGTGCAAGATACCTCTGGGATTCTTGTTTTTTTAAGAGAAGAGGAATTCTCTTCCCAAACCATGGTCTTAAAGATAAATCACTAACACCAGCGGAATTCCAACCGCGAGGTTGGTGGAGCTGGTTCAATCTGGTGTATTCACCAGATTGAATGGTACAATAACGACAATATACTCTTAACTGAAGTTGGTTTTGGTTAAGCTTTTCTAAAAAGCTTAGGATTTTGCTACTTTTGTCCACAAAAGTAGTATTAGAAAATAAATCTATATATTACGATAAAATAACAAAATAAGATTTTATCGTTTAGTAAACAATCTTGAAGTCACCCCCTTTGACGTATAGCAGTAGAGAAGGGAATTTAATGGATGAGCATCTTATCTCGATTTTATTTCAGATGTCAGCCACCTTCGAGGTGACAGACATCATTTCTCTGAAGATACAGCAATTTCATCGTTGGAAAGTGATTAATAATACTTTTGAGAAAAACATAAATATATTTTATTGAGAATAATAAACATGATCAACAAAACAGAAACTTTTTTTATTAAAAGCAGTGATCAAGATCACACAAATAAAATAATGTTTTATTTATTTTCGGCGGAGTGTTATATTCTGCTGGGGAGGGTTTATATGAAATACTTTGAAAATCTACAAGAATATATAAAATATCTTCGAACTGAAAATGAAGTAATCGAGTTCGATAGTCTTGTTTCAAAAAATCTAATGATTACTGAAATTGCTGATAGAGTTGTAAAAAAGAGCGGGAAAACTTTGATCTTCAACAAAGTGGTTCACGAAAATGGAAACATATTGGATATTCCATTGGTTATAAATCTTTTTGGAACTAAAGATAAAATGACTAAAGCTCTTGGAGTAGTAGATTTAAAAGATATTGCAGATAGAATCACAAAATTATTGACTTTAAAACCCCCTACAAAAGGTTTATGGTCGAAACTTGAGATGATACCTCAACTCAAAGAACTTTTAAATTTTCCTCCAAAAGAAGTCAAGAAAGGGAGATGTCAAGAGATTGTTTACGAAGGTGAACAGGTTAACCTTGATATTTTACCAATTTTGAAATGTTGGCCTGATGATGCAGGTAATTTTGTAACTTTACCTATGGTTATTACCAAAGATCCTGAAACAGGAGTAACAAATTGTGGTATGTATAGAATGCAACAGTTTGATAAAAATTCTACAGGAATGCATTGGCACAGACATAAAGGTGGTGCAGTTCATTATGAAAAAGCAAAGAAGCTTGGAAAAAAGTTAGAAGTTGCTGTCGTGATAGGAACTGATCCTGCTACTCTTTATACTGCAAGTGCTCCATTACCACCAGATATTCCAGAATTTATATTTAGTGGATTTCTTAGGAATAAGAATTTAGAAATTGTAAAGTGTAAAACTTTAGAAATAATGGTTCCTGCAAATGCCGAAATAATTTTGGAGGGTTATGTTGATCCTCAAGAAGAATTAAGAATAGAAGGAAAATTTGGAGATCATACAGGATACTATTCTCTTGAAGATTATTATCCTGTTTTTCATGTTACATGCATAACTACTGCAAAAAAGCCGATTTATCCTGCAACCATTGTAGGCATTCCACCAATGGAAGACTTTTGGATGGGATTTGCAACAGAACGTATCTTCTTGCCCTTGCTTAAATTAAATCTCCCTGAAGTTACTGATATGCACATGCCCCCTGAAGGAGTATTTCACAACTTAATTTTCCTTTCTATAAAGAAAAGATATCCTGGACAAGCTCAAAAAGTGATTAATGCAGTTTGGGGAACCGGATTAATGATGCTTTCCAAGGTCGTTGTAGTTGTTGATGATGACACAGATGTAACAAATCCAACAGAAGCCTGGTGGGTGGCTTTGAACAATATTGATCCAGAAAGAGACATTATCTTCTCTAAAGGTCCAATTGATGTTCTTGATCATGCTTCCAGAGAATTTACTTTTGGAAGCAAGATGGGAATTGATGGAACCAGAAAATGGAAGGAGGAAGGCTTTCATAGAAGATGGCCTGAAAAAGTTATCATGTCTGATGATATTAAGAAAAAAGTTGATCAATTTTTTGAAGATAATAATTTGAAAGATGTTTTATGATTAAATCAGTTCTAATAGATATTTCGAGATACAGAGTCCCGTTACCAGACCGAATGAAAACAATGTTAAACCGATTATCAAAATCCGGTTTTCAGCAAGTCTTTTTCAATATTGAGCATGCACTTAACCTGGAAAGTTTTCCTGAAATTGGATCATACAGTGATAGCTATGATAAAGATGAAATTATGGATATAGTAAACTATGCTGAGAGTCTGAACCTAGAAATCATTCCGGTTTATCAATCGTGCGGGCATATGTTTCATACCCTTAAATGGAATAAATATCGCTACCTAAGTGAAACAGACAAATTGTGGAGTGTTTCATTAACTTCAGAAACATTAACCTTTTTTGATAAAGTTTATAATGAAATATCTCATTACTTCAAGTCTGACTTCATTCATGTTGGTGGTGATGAAGTTTATGATCTGGCAGAAGGTAAAACTGGCAATACTCTTGATGAAAACAATGATAAATACGATCTATACTTTGATTATATTCTGGAACTGCGTAAAATAGCAGCTTCATATGGTAAAAAGATTATGATTTGGGGTGATTTGATTCAGAAAAAACCTGAGTTATTAAACCATCTACCCGACGATATTACAGTTTGTTACTGGATGTATGATTTTGATAAAATACCTGAGTTTTACAAGAGACTAACTGGTAAATTTTATATGTGCCCCGGCTTGCAAACCTGGAAAAGTGAGTTTTTTAGAATCGAGTATATGAAAACCAATATCAGTATTAAATCTGAAGAGGCTGATATATTTAAACCTTATGGTTTAATGTTAACCGATTGGGGTGATGGAGGTCATCTTCATAGTCCAGTTGTTTCAGAATTGTTAGCTAACTATGCTTTGAACCTCTTTTGTGACAGAAACTTCAGAAATGGTTTAACTGGTAAACCTGAATTGGAAGATTTCTTACTTGAAATAGATAATATTCATTTCGCTGGATATTTAAATTCTGAACTTGTCAATAATAGACCTGAGTTTGTTACAAGGATGCTTTACATGGAGTATCCAATTACTGGCAAAGGATTCAACTATCAAACCACTAAACAACTTGAGAATTTACTGGCAAGAATTGATAGATTAAAAAGTTTTAAACTGGAATTTGATGACCCAGAAATGGAAGATTATATAAAGCTTATTCTGAAGAGAACAGAAGTATTAACTTTGAAAACAAAAATTAATCTGAAATTTAGAAATAACGAAGGAATATTAGATACAGACATAGCGAATCTTTTAAAGACTGCCAGAGAAGCACATATTTTACTCACGAAAACTTGGTTGAAAACTTCCAAACCTATGGGATTATTCTATCATAATCATTTTCATAACATTATGGAAAAAGCTGTAACTGCTGATTATAATCTATATCTAGAGCGAGGTAGTTATGAGAAAATGAATGAAAGACATATTTACGATCTTAAAGGTGTTAGAAATCAGTTTAGTGTAGGTAATTATAAAGCATTACAAGAATTATGGAGCGATTTTGTATAGTTTCTAACATTTTGCAGAATTGGGAATTGGTATTGACTCACGATTAATCCATTTATTCAAGTCAAAACCAATAACCAATTCACATAAAGATT
It contains:
- a CDS encoding menaquinone biosynthesis decarboxylase, which translates into the protein MKYFENLQEYIKYLRTENEVIEFDSLVSKNLMITEIADRVVKKSGKTLIFNKVVHENGNILDIPLVINLFGTKDKMTKALGVVDLKDIADRITKLLTLKPPTKGLWSKLEMIPQLKELLNFPPKEVKKGRCQEIVYEGEQVNLDILPILKCWPDDAGNFVTLPMVITKDPETGVTNCGMYRMQQFDKNSTGMHWHRHKGGAVHYEKAKKLGKKLEVAVVIGTDPATLYTASAPLPPDIPEFIFSGFLRNKNLEIVKCKTLEIMVPANAEIILEGYVDPQEELRIEGKFGDHTGYYSLEDYYPVFHVTCITTAKKPIYPATIVGIPPMEDFWMGFATERIFLPLLKLNLPEVTDMHMPPEGVFHNLIFLSIKKRYPGQAQKVINAVWGTGLMMLSKVVVVVDDDTDVTNPTEAWWVALNNIDPERDIIFSKGPIDVLDHASREFTFGSKMGIDGTRKWKEEGFHRRWPEKVIMSDDIKKKVDQFFEDNNLKDVL
- a CDS encoding family 20 glycosylhydrolase, with amino-acid sequence MIKSVLIDISRYRVPLPDRMKTMLNRLSKSGFQQVFFNIEHALNLESFPEIGSYSDSYDKDEIMDIVNYAESLNLEIIPVYQSCGHMFHTLKWNKYRYLSETDKLWSVSLTSETLTFFDKVYNEISHYFKSDFIHVGGDEVYDLAEGKTGNTLDENNDKYDLYFDYILELRKIAASYGKKIMIWGDLIQKKPELLNHLPDDITVCYWMYDFDKIPEFYKRLTGKFYMCPGLQTWKSEFFRIEYMKTNISIKSEEADIFKPYGLMLTDWGDGGHLHSPVVSELLANYALNLFCDRNFRNGLTGKPELEDFLLEIDNIHFAGYLNSELVNNRPEFVTRMLYMEYPITGKGFNYQTTKQLENLLARIDRLKSFKLEFDDPEMEDYIKLILKRTEVLTLKTKINLKFRNNEGILDTDIANLLKTAREAHILLTKTWLKTSKPMGLFYHNHFHNIMEKAVTADYNLYLERGSYEKMNERHIYDLKGVRNQFSVGNYKALQELWSDFV